AGTCTCCCCGGCTTACGCCTGCATCTTCTTCACGATTTCGGATTTCAAACGCTGATAGATTTGACCAGCCGCATCGACAGCGGTTGCAACGCCTTTGGACGAGACGGTTGCACCGCTGATGGCGTCCACCTTCCCGCCGTCAGACTTGACCTTGAAGGTCTGGGCGATGTCCAGACCCTGGAACTGCCGGCTGAAGGCCTTGTCGGTTTTTGCCCGTGAGCCGATACCGGGCGTTTCACTGTGAGTGGTCACCCCGATGCCGACGATCTTGTCGGTTTCAACATTGACGGCCACCATCACGCCGATGTCGCCGCCGAAGCCGCCGCCGTAGGTTTCGAAGGCGACCGTGTCAGGCTTCCCATCGAACTTGCCGATAAAGAAGCTTCTTTCCGTTTCGCCGTCCTGGAGTTTGAAGCGGTCGATGAGGGGATCGTTGGTGCAAC
This portion of the Desulfatiglans anilini DSM 4660 genome encodes:
- the rnfG gene encoding RnfABCDGE type electron transport complex subunit G; protein product: MREMLRLFLSVVIFSALAGGLLTALQNSTKDRIEYQQLLFVKGPAIMEILDGCTNDPLIDRFKLQDGETERSFFIGKFDGKPDTVAFETYGGGFGGDIGVMVAVNVETDKIVGIGVTTHSETPGIGSRAKTDKAFSRQFQGLDIAQTFKVKSDGGKVDAISGATVSSKGVATAVDAAGQIYQRLKSEIVKKMQA